A window from Kovacikia minuta CCNUW1 encodes these proteins:
- a CDS encoding response regulator transcription factor, which produces MEILIVEDEAEIAQLIQLYLEKEGFSCRVCRDGINALQMFQDQKPDLIILDLMIPGLDGLEVCARIRQKPGTKDPYILMLTAKGEEIDRIIGLSTGADDYMLKPFSPKELVARVRALLRRSMRQGGQSQAYRTQHFVIDVDQRLAQRCLDSDQLEPLDLTTLEFDLLATFMSYPGRVWNRTQLIDKLWGSNFFGDERVVDTHIARLRKKIEPDPANPTFVKTVIGVGYKFEDAAH; this is translated from the coding sequence ATGGAAATATTAATCGTTGAAGATGAGGCAGAGATTGCCCAACTGATTCAGCTTTATCTGGAAAAAGAAGGGTTTAGCTGCCGTGTTTGTCGAGATGGGATCAACGCTCTACAAATGTTTCAGGATCAAAAGCCCGATTTGATCATTTTAGATTTGATGATTCCCGGTCTGGATGGCCTGGAAGTTTGCGCCCGTATCCGTCAAAAGCCTGGTACCAAAGACCCCTACATTTTGATGTTGACGGCAAAAGGAGAAGAGATCGATCGCATCATTGGGTTATCAACTGGGGCAGATGACTATATGCTGAAGCCCTTCAGCCCCAAGGAACTGGTGGCAAGAGTGCGGGCGTTGCTGCGCCGATCGATGCGACAGGGCGGTCAAAGTCAGGCTTATCGAACGCAACACTTTGTGATCGATGTGGATCAACGGCTTGCCCAACGCTGTCTGGATTCTGATCAGCTAGAACCTTTGGATTTGACCACCCTGGAATTTGATCTGTTGGCAACCTTCATGAGTTATCCGGGGCGGGTTTGGAACCGCACCCAACTAATTGACAAACTCTGGGGCAGTAACTTTTTTGGAGATGAGCGAGTCGTCGATACTCACATTGCCCGTCTCCGAAAGAAAATTGAACCCGACCCTGCCAACCCAACTTTTGTCAAAACGGTAATCGGGGTTGGATATAAGTTTGAAGATGCCGCCCATTGA
- a CDS encoding PPC domain-containing DNA-binding protein, with protein MQIFALRLKPEMDLRKSLWEFVQKNNIQAGFILTTVGSLKQASIRLAGKSDSQIFTGDLEIVSLSGTLSQDGVHLHMAISDAEGKTIGGHLSNGTIVRTTAEIVVGESLAHRFSRVIDAQTGYQELEVKDRG; from the coding sequence ATGCAGATCTTTGCCCTCAGACTGAAGCCGGAAATGGACTTAAGAAAAAGTCTATGGGAATTTGTCCAGAAAAATAATATTCAGGCAGGGTTTATCTTAACGACCGTGGGCAGCCTCAAACAGGCATCCATTCGTCTTGCGGGCAAATCGGATAGCCAGATTTTTACCGGTGATCTCGAAATTGTTTCGCTTTCCGGTACTCTCTCCCAGGATGGGGTGCATTTGCACATGGCAATTTCAGATGCGGAAGGGAAAACGATCGGCGGCCATCTCAGCAATGGTACGATCGTTCGTACTACCGCCGAAATTGTCGTGGGTGAAAGTTTAGCCCATCGTTTCTCCAGGGTGATTGATGCGCAGACGGGGTATCAGGAGTTAGAGGTGAAGGATAGGGGATAG
- a CDS encoding AAA family ATPase — translation MELVTDQENLQRQENLNHQESLQQFTEKLQVRLLSLPQNIPVQVQCVVRRGNLMVLNQHAPDEKPDPRLVFRELQRAIQTWIPDFTEAIFNSSPVSPTSQAKLYLRILGQKHPYAYHYFNLCLPNLAESATQELTESLPNSIKQIEETLDRREEANQLPITGSELVLRPTDPDWESFSLVEQSSFEEKTIPQVQEASGRSQWLPWILAGVGVSVVSFAGGMFLMSRPCMIKQCEPLEKAEMLSQQAAQTLQKAKSEQDLRQAQQQLTEVNLLLKGIPAWSRRHGEAQALLQADQSQLTWVERVLAAESQAESAMQKAQKLPQSAADWQQVQSLWRSAIAQLTPIPQVTPLYPYVQQRLAVYQDNLKTTDQYIVAEQQAQKKLAVAKSTANIASARQGLAQSPENWQRVQVTWQVAVNALRQIPNTTTSFAEAQQLLTEYESKLGIARDRVNQEKLSKYALNQATTLAKKAIALQQQNQWTQAAATWRSALNQLNQISAGTLYYDQAQPLLTTYSTALEQAETQLQQAVAQQKLRADLDRICAGTPKTCIYVMTPDLIRVQFTPTYEKTLQQAYTAGQAGNYSLLGGTVNHVDSLQTALQTLSNNAGIPLEVYSSNGMDLLGSFNPGG, via the coding sequence ATGGAACTTGTAACCGATCAGGAAAATTTGCAACGTCAGGAAAATTTGAACCACCAGGAGAGTTTGCAACAATTCACCGAGAAATTGCAAGTGCGATTGCTGTCTCTACCCCAAAACATTCCGGTTCAGGTGCAATGCGTGGTGAGGCGGGGAAACCTTATGGTTCTGAACCAACACGCACCAGACGAAAAGCCTGATCCCCGATTGGTATTTCGGGAATTGCAACGGGCGATTCAAACCTGGATACCCGATTTTACGGAGGCAATATTTAACTCCAGCCCCGTATCACCGACCTCCCAAGCAAAGCTTTATTTGAGGATTCTGGGACAGAAACACCCCTATGCTTACCATTATTTCAATCTGTGTCTTCCCAATCTGGCTGAATCGGCTACTCAGGAATTAACAGAATCGCTGCCGAACTCGATCAAACAAATTGAGGAAACGCTGGATCGCCGGGAGGAGGCAAATCAGTTGCCTATTACTGGCAGCGAACTGGTTTTGCGCCCAACAGACCCGGATTGGGAATCCTTTTCCCTGGTTGAGCAGTCTTCTTTTGAGGAAAAAACGATTCCGCAGGTTCAGGAAGCTTCAGGTCGATCGCAGTGGCTACCGTGGATTCTGGCAGGGGTGGGAGTAAGTGTGGTGTCCTTTGCGGGTGGGATGTTTCTGATGTCGCGTCCTTGCATGATTAAGCAGTGCGAACCTCTGGAAAAAGCGGAAATGCTCAGCCAACAAGCAGCACAAACCCTGCAAAAGGCAAAATCTGAGCAAGATTTGCGGCAGGCACAGCAGCAGCTAACCGAGGTAAACCTATTGCTTAAGGGAATTCCAGCCTGGTCTCGCCGACATGGGGAAGCCCAGGCTTTGCTCCAGGCGGATCAGTCCCAACTGACGTGGGTGGAGCGGGTGTTGGCTGCGGAAAGTCAGGCAGAAAGCGCAATGCAGAAGGCGCAGAAGTTGCCCCAATCTGCGGCAGATTGGCAACAGGTGCAGTCTCTCTGGCGATCGGCGATCGCTCAACTCACCCCGATTCCCCAGGTGACGCCGCTCTATCCCTATGTGCAACAGCGGTTGGCAGTCTACCAGGATAATCTGAAAACGACAGATCAATACATCGTTGCCGAGCAGCAGGCGCAGAAGAAACTGGCAGTTGCCAAATCGACTGCCAATATTGCCAGTGCGCGGCAAGGGCTTGCCCAATCGCCTGAAAACTGGCAGCGGGTGCAGGTGACCTGGCAGGTAGCTGTCAATGCCCTCAGGCAAATTCCGAATACGACCACCAGCTTTGCGGAAGCCCAACAATTATTGACGGAATACGAATCGAAACTGGGGATTGCTCGCGATCGGGTCAATCAGGAAAAACTCTCTAAGTATGCGTTGAATCAGGCAACGACCCTGGCAAAAAAAGCGATCGCCCTGCAACAGCAGAACCAGTGGACTCAAGCCGCCGCAACCTGGCGCAGTGCTCTGAACCAACTCAATCAGATTTCCGCTGGTACCCTCTACTACGACCAGGCCCAACCGCTCCTCACAACCTATTCAACCGCTTTAGAACAGGCAGAAACCCAGCTTCAGCAAGCAGTTGCCCAACAAAAACTGCGGGCTGATCTGGACCGAATCTGCGCTGGCACCCCTAAAACCTGCATCTATGTGATGACGCCCGATTTGATTCGAGTCCAGTTTACCCCCACCTATGAGAAGACATTGCAACAGGCTTACACAGCTGGACAAGCGGGAAATTACAGCCTCTTAGGAGGCACAGTTAACCATGTCGATAGCTTACAAACTGCCCTGCAAACCCTCTCTAATAACGCAGGCATTCCTCTAGAAGTTTACAGCTCCAACGGCATGGATCTGTTGGGTTCATTTAATCCAGGCGGATAA
- a CDS encoding SpoIID/LytB domain-containing protein has product MTEQRIPDWLKRYFWVALPLLGGFSIGAVLLNRQPNQPSPQPSEQAAVLASPSPTGRVSPVPSPSPSAAAKSLQAPQKPQPAKAPPKSVNPASFTPEQKVINQKAKAKFLASAATVDSLIEMKVAIGEGLSSATVGASTEAMLLDQNGKQLHQLSPGATYTAQPNGSKISFGAWQLPSVVVIDPGPGGLFQLGNRLYRGRLLLVSHEGNLWGINYVNMRQYLYSVVGSEVSPSWHPEALKAQAVAARSYALTYYFKPVNSLYHLGATEYYQVYSGIEREADTIRQAVDTTAGQFVSYRGGIVESLYAASDDIVAEAFQGKGMSQLGALSLAQQGQNYHQILKNYYPSTGVGRIEEDYN; this is encoded by the coding sequence ATGACAGAACAGCGAATTCCAGATTGGCTGAAACGATATTTTTGGGTTGCGCTACCGCTACTGGGAGGGTTTTCCATTGGCGCGGTTCTGCTCAATCGGCAGCCTAACCAACCCTCTCCCCAACCCAGTGAGCAGGCTGCGGTGCTTGCTTCCCCCTCCCCAACGGGGAGGGTTTCTCCGGTTCCTTCTCCTTCCCCCAGTGCGGCAGCGAAATCTTTGCAAGCCCCGCAAAAACCGCAACCTGCTAAAGCCCCGCCAAAATCTGTAAACCCAGCATCATTTACGCCTGAGCAAAAGGTAATTAACCAGAAGGCGAAGGCAAAATTCTTAGCTTCAGCTGCAACAGTCGATTCTTTGATTGAAATGAAGGTGGCGATCGGGGAAGGTCTTTCTTCTGCCACAGTCGGCGCATCTACCGAAGCAATGTTGCTGGATCAAAACGGCAAACAACTGCATCAGCTTTCGCCCGGAGCGACCTATACCGCCCAACCAAATGGCTCCAAGATTAGTTTTGGAGCGTGGCAGTTACCCTCCGTTGTTGTGATCGATCCAGGGCCGGGTGGGTTATTTCAATTGGGCAATCGCCTCTATCGGGGCAGGCTTCTGCTCGTCTCCCACGAGGGAAACCTGTGGGGCATTAACTATGTCAACATGCGGCAATACCTGTACAGTGTCGTTGGCAGCGAAGTTTCCCCCAGCTGGCACCCAGAAGCCCTCAAAGCTCAGGCGGTTGCTGCCCGTTCCTATGCTCTGACCTATTATTTCAAACCCGTCAACTCCCTCTATCATTTAGGAGCGACTGAATACTACCAGGTTTATAGTGGGATTGAGCGAGAAGCAGACACCATCCGTCAGGCGGTAGATACTACAGCTGGGCAGTTTGTGAGTTATCGGGGGGGAATTGTGGAGTCCCTCTATGCGGCGTCGGATGATATTGTTGCCGAAGCTTTTCAGGGGAAGGGAATGAGTCAGTTGGGCGCGCTCAGTCTGGCACAACAGGGGCAAAATTATCATCAAATCCTGAAAAACTACTACCCCAGTACGGGCGTAGGGCGGATTGAGGAAGACTACAACTAG
- a CDS encoding DUF2301 domain-containing membrane protein: MTHQLIEPTIYQGQFGEFTITESDRQGVVVYRGALAVAALCFAIGVGLVLWQGNHPTVLSLLTPLYTVFCLALGVSLVTIHIYLKPLHQALQVFLAIGCAASLAIAHFSPDPFALTVYNQPLTLFGVGFTFVALTGIFFKEAFCFNRLETKFLTFLVPVLLLGHLVGWMPLQVSQLLLILWAVLFIVFAVRKLIQPIPPDIGDKSVFDYLKQQRLAKANGQ; the protein is encoded by the coding sequence ATGACGCATCAGCTAATTGAACCAACGATATATCAAGGGCAGTTTGGGGAATTTACCATCACGGAGAGCGATCGCCAGGGTGTGGTTGTCTATCGGGGGGCGTTGGCAGTCGCAGCCCTTTGTTTTGCGATCGGGGTTGGGTTGGTTCTGTGGCAAGGAAATCATCCAACCGTTCTAAGCCTGCTGACCCCGCTGTATACGGTTTTCTGTTTGGCGTTGGGCGTCAGTCTGGTCACGATTCATATCTATTTGAAGCCACTTCATCAAGCACTACAGGTATTTCTGGCGATCGGCTGTGCGGCATCCCTGGCGATCGCCCACTTTAGCCCCGACCCCTTCGCCCTGACTGTTTACAACCAGCCGCTGACGCTGTTTGGTGTTGGGTTTACATTCGTTGCCTTAACGGGCATTTTCTTCAAAGAAGCGTTTTGCTTCAATCGTCTGGAAACCAAATTTCTCACCTTTTTAGTGCCGGTGTTGCTGTTGGGGCATCTGGTTGGTTGGATGCCACTACAAGTGTCACAACTGTTGCTCATTCTTTGGGCAGTTTTATTTATTGTCTTTGCAGTCCGAAAATTAATCCAACCGATTCCACCTGATATTGGTGACAAAAGTGTGTTTGATTACCTCAAGCAACAGCGACTCGCCAAAGCAAATGGACAATGA